A window of the Alkalibaculum bacchi genome harbors these coding sequences:
- the lspA gene encoding signal peptidase II: MYYYLIIIAIILLDQFTKYLAITHVKNVVTIPIIQNIFHLTYAENTGAAFSILSNKIPLLTIVTSIFIICLFIYLSKVINEKKGFQWMTLALTFVIGGAIGNLIDRIRLAYVVDFFEFRFIQFAIFNVADTFIVIGSILLIICILLEEKA; encoded by the coding sequence ATGTATTACTATTTAATTATTATCGCTATCATTCTTTTAGATCAATTCACTAAATACTTAGCTATAACCCATGTAAAAAATGTGGTTACCATTCCTATTATACAAAATATTTTTCATTTAACTTATGCAGAGAATACGGGAGCTGCATTTAGTATTCTATCCAATAAAATCCCTTTATTAACAATAGTCACATCAATTTTTATTATTTGTTTATTCATTTATCTATCAAAGGTGATTAATGAGAAAAAAGGGTTTCAATGGATGACATTAGCTCTTACTTTTGTTATCGGAGGGGCAATAGGAAATCTAATCGATCGCATAAGATTAGCTTATGTAGTAGATTTTTTTGAATTTCGATTCATTCAATTTGCTATTTTTAATGTAGCCGATACGTTTATCGTTATAGGCTCTATCTTATTGATTATTTGTATTTTACTCGAAGAAAAAGCGTAA
- a CDS encoding AI-2E family transporter: MNKLKIRAELKPYLYLGLTLCMVLLFYKVVTNIGVLMDSIREGISFVVGIFKPLFWGLILFYFLIRPVKFLDKKFLRIGFFRKHVKYSRIISILLIYFCLFFLVYLVLLFILPQIWQSIRIIISGIPSYIRKVEDIITKLHLEQYINYFVENSSVTKSSQGAASSQGIGDLLSTLLGEENLTIQDTLTYLIESVIGVGNKLFRLILSLFLSIYLLLDSEVLGRQIISAVKSIISKETYRKWTKTLGLMDETFYKFFIGKIYCSIFVASFVFVGLILLKVPHSSLISLIILVLNIIPYFGPIVGGAIGVLITLFNSPNKVVWVLGLVILAGQLEDNLLGPKVLGNQIGLKPFWIMISVIIGGEIFGIGGMFLAVPTFAILKVFIVEWMTKRNA; this comes from the coding sequence TTGAATAAACTTAAGATAAGAGCGGAATTAAAGCCATATTTGTATTTAGGTCTTACTCTATGTATGGTCCTATTGTTTTATAAGGTAGTTACAAATATTGGCGTTTTAATGGATTCGATTAGGGAAGGGATAAGTTTTGTTGTTGGTATATTTAAACCTCTATTTTGGGGATTGATTCTATTTTATTTTTTAATAAGACCTGTCAAGTTTTTAGATAAAAAGTTTTTGAGAATTGGTTTCTTTAGAAAACATGTTAAATACAGTAGAATCATTTCTATACTGTTAATCTATTTTTGTTTATTTTTTCTCGTATATTTGGTACTCTTATTTATATTACCTCAAATATGGCAGAGCATAAGGATTATAATTAGTGGAATACCAAGCTATATTAGGAAGGTAGAAGACATCATTACGAAACTCCATTTAGAGCAGTATATAAATTATTTTGTGGAGAATTCGTCTGTCACAAAAAGCTCACAAGGGGCTGCGAGCTCTCAGGGTATAGGAGACCTTTTATCTACTCTTTTAGGTGAGGAGAACTTAACCATACAAGATACTCTAACATATCTAATAGAAAGTGTAATAGGAGTAGGTAATAAGCTTTTTCGATTGATATTATCTTTATTTTTGTCTATATATTTATTGTTGGACAGCGAGGTTTTAGGTAGGCAGATAATTTCTGCTGTTAAAAGTATCATATCCAAAGAAACCTATCGTAAATGGACGAAAACATTAGGCTTGATGGACGAAACCTTTTATAAATTTTTCATCGGAAAGATTTACTGTTCCATTTTTGTTGCATCTTTTGTTTTTGTTGGCTTAATTCTTCTTAAAGTACCTCATAGCTCATTGATTAGTCTGATTATCCTTGTATTGAATATTATTCCTTACTTTGGTCCTATTGTAGGAGGAGCTATAGGCGTTCTTATTACATTATTTAACAGTCCCAACAAAGTGGTATGGGTATTAGGACTAGTCATCCTTGCTGGACAGTTAGAAGATAATCTATTAGGACCAAAAGTTTTAGGAAATCAAATAGGATTAAAGCCCTTTTGGATTATGATTTCTGTTATAATAGGTGGGGAAATATTTGGAATTGGGGGAATGTTTTTAGCTGTGCCAACCTTTGCCATACTAAAGGTATTTATAGTAGAATGGATGACGAAAAGAAATGCGTAG
- the tyrS gene encoding tyrosine--tRNA ligase yields the protein MENVFDILKERGFIEQCTDEEAIKELLGKESITFYIGFDPTADSLHVGHFLQIMAMTHMQRAGHKPIALLGGGTTTIGDPTDKSDMRKMLTLEQINHNAKNFKKVFEKFFDFSEDKALMVNNADWLLSLNYIEFLRDVGVHFSVNRMLQAECYKSRMEKGLTFLEFNYMLMQSYDFYKMFQEYNCKMQLGGNDQWSNIIGGVELIRRKSSGQAYGMTFSLLTTSEGKKMGKTEKGALWLDPEKTSPYEFYQYWRNINDPDVEKCLALLTFLPMKQVRELGALQGSEINKAKEVLAYEVTKIIHGEKEAEKAQEAARSLFGSNAKSADMPSTIVEKSTIENHIGILDLMQQAGLIKSKSEGRRLVEQGGVSVNDEKVQDINRQITMSDLDEDGQLIIKKGKKVYHQIKIES from the coding sequence ATGGAAAATGTATTTGATATACTCAAAGAAAGAGGATTTATTGAACAATGTACTGATGAGGAAGCTATAAAGGAGCTATTGGGTAAAGAATCTATAACCTTTTACATAGGTTTTGATCCAACAGCTGATAGCTTACATGTGGGCCATTTTCTTCAAATAATGGCGATGACCCATATGCAAAGAGCAGGTCATAAGCCAATAGCCTTATTAGGTGGTGGAACAACTACTATTGGGGACCCAACGGATAAAAGCGATATGAGAAAGATGCTCACTTTAGAACAGATTAATCACAATGCAAAGAACTTTAAAAAAGTATTTGAGAAATTCTTTGATTTTTCTGAAGATAAGGCCTTGATGGTAAATAATGCTGATTGGCTATTATCTTTAAATTATATTGAGTTCTTGAGAGATGTGGGCGTTCATTTTTCTGTAAACCGCATGCTTCAAGCAGAATGTTATAAGTCTCGTATGGAAAAAGGTCTTACTTTCTTAGAATTTAACTACATGCTAATGCAGTCGTATGATTTCTATAAAATGTTTCAAGAATACAATTGCAAGATGCAATTAGGTGGAAATGATCAATGGTCTAATATTATAGGAGGGGTAGAGCTTATTCGAAGAAAGTCAAGCGGACAAGCATATGGTATGACTTTCTCTCTATTGACTACTAGTGAAGGAAAGAAGATGGGTAAGACTGAAAAAGGGGCGCTATGGCTAGATCCAGAAAAGACAAGCCCTTATGAATTCTACCAATACTGGAGAAATATCAATGACCCAGATGTAGAGAAGTGTTTAGCATTACTAACATTTTTACCTATGAAACAAGTTCGAGAATTAGGCGCATTACAAGGCTCTGAAATCAACAAGGCTAAAGAAGTATTAGCTTACGAAGTGACAAAGATTATTCATGGTGAAAAAGAAGCTGAAAAAGCACAAGAAGCGGCAAGAAGCCTATTTGGAAGCAATGCTAAAAGTGCTGATATGCCTAGCACAATAGTAGAAAAAAGCACAATAGAGAACCATATTGGAATACTAGACCTTATGCAACAAGCGGGTTTGATTAAAAGCAAAAGCGAAGGGCGAAGGCTAGTAGAGCAAGGTGGAGTATCTGTAAATGACGAGAAAGTTCAAGACATCAACCGCCAAATCACAATGTCTGATTTAGATGAAGATGGACAGTTGATCATCAAAAAGGGTAAGAAAGTATATCATCAGATTAAAATTGAAAGTTAA
- the hisS gene encoding histidine--tRNA ligase, which yields MSIHTNPVRGTRDILPQEMELRDKLQEKILQIYRSHGFERIETPILESLDLLMNSDGGENLKMLFTVLKRGEKLDVHENSTIKDLCDTGLRYDLTLPLSRFFANNKNSLQFPFKAIQIDNVFRAERPQKGRFRSFKQCDIDIIGEETQVAEIELIHTTTKALGEIGFKNFVVRINDRRILSSIIISAGFEPEEVSSISIVLDKLDKIGQDGVAKELIEKGYNEQGVNDIIHSFTTLNEDNLDKIEGDESVKNSLLQVIRAARELSDGQYEIVFDPTLVRGMGYYTGQIFEITYGPYGFSIAGGGRYDNMIGNISKESIPAVGFSIGFERIITILLEEQHIAQEINKKVAFLYRAEEDYVEIMKKADEFRKLGYMVTTLVAKKKMNKQINALKDSDYSYLFVYGKDEELRAIES from the coding sequence TTGAGTATACACACGAATCCTGTAAGAGGAACTAGAGATATTCTTCCTCAAGAAATGGAACTTAGAGATAAACTACAAGAGAAAATATTACAAATATATCGCTCTCATGGATTTGAGAGAATCGAGACGCCTATTTTAGAAAGCCTTGATTTGTTAATGAATAGTGATGGTGGAGAAAATCTAAAGATGTTGTTTACTGTCCTAAAAAGAGGTGAAAAACTCGATGTTCATGAAAATTCTACCATAAAGGATTTATGTGATACAGGTCTTCGGTATGATTTAACTCTGCCTCTTAGTCGGTTTTTTGCAAACAATAAAAACTCTCTTCAATTTCCCTTTAAAGCGATTCAAATTGACAATGTCTTTCGAGCAGAAAGACCTCAAAAGGGAAGATTTAGATCTTTTAAACAATGTGATATAGACATCATAGGTGAAGAAACGCAAGTTGCAGAAATTGAATTGATTCATACTACTACAAAAGCTTTAGGTGAAATAGGATTTAAAAATTTTGTAGTAAGAATCAATGACCGCAGAATTTTAAGCAGCATTATCATTTCGGCAGGTTTCGAGCCAGAGGAAGTCTCTTCTATTAGCATTGTCTTAGATAAACTTGATAAAATAGGACAAGATGGTGTAGCTAAAGAGCTTATAGAAAAAGGCTATAATGAACAAGGTGTAAATGATATAATCCACTCTTTTACAACTCTAAATGAAGATAACTTGGATAAAATTGAAGGAGATGAAAGTGTAAAGAATAGCTTGTTGCAGGTTATAAGAGCTGCAAGAGAGTTGTCTGATGGGCAGTATGAAATTGTATTTGATCCTACACTAGTAAGAGGGATGGGATACTATACAGGACAAATTTTTGAAATTACTTATGGACCTTACGGCTTTTCCATAGCTGGAGGTGGTCGATACGATAATATGATTGGCAATATTTCCAAAGAATCGATTCCAGCAGTAGGCTTTTCTATAGGCTTTGAACGTATCATAACAATACTCCTAGAAGAACAGCATATTGCCCAGGAAATCAACAAAAAGGTTGCGTTTTTGTACCGTGCTGAGGAAGATTATGTCGAAATAATGAAAAAAGCAGATGAATTTAGAAAGCTCGGCTATATGGTAACTACCTTAGTAGCAAAGAAGAAGATGAACAAACAGATTAATGCGTTGAAGGACTCGGATTATAGTTATTTGTTTGTATATGGGAAAGATGAAGAACTACGAGCAATTGAAAGCTAA
- a CDS encoding THUMP domain-containing class I SAM-dependent RNA methyltransferase, whose translation MKRLELIATCTFGLEGILKDEVVKLGFENIVTSNGRVEFSGEEDAIAIANLWLRTADRVLVKIGKFNATTFDELFEKTKACSWEQWITKDGRFPVAKATSVKSKLFSKSDCQSIVKKAIVERLKQKYKINWFEESGENYPVFVNILKDEVTLSIDSSGVGLHKRGYRAKGNEAPLKETLAAAIVFLSHWKPERQLADPFCGSGTLLIEAALMGKNIAPGINRTFSSETWNGQMKRSYSSIREEAKDMIEKDEFRLLGSDIDRHSIQLAMENAKLAGVDDVIAFQKLDVSEFSSSKRVGTIITNPPYGERLSTKKEVEELYQTMGKTFEKLDDWSYFILTGHLNFERYFGRRATKNRKLYNGNILTYLYQYYGGRK comes from the coding sequence ATGAAAAGACTGGAACTAATTGCAACTTGTACTTTTGGATTAGAAGGGATTTTAAAAGATGAAGTAGTAAAATTAGGGTTTGAGAATATTGTGACGAGCAATGGTCGGGTTGAATTTAGCGGTGAAGAAGATGCCATAGCTATTGCAAATTTATGGCTACGAACAGCTGACAGGGTATTAGTGAAGATTGGGAAGTTTAATGCCACTACTTTTGACGAGCTCTTTGAGAAGACAAAAGCTTGTTCATGGGAACAGTGGATTACCAAAGACGGGCGCTTTCCTGTAGCAAAAGCTACTTCTGTAAAGTCAAAATTATTTAGCAAGTCAGATTGTCAAAGCATCGTGAAAAAAGCTATTGTGGAAAGATTAAAACAAAAATATAAAATAAACTGGTTCGAGGAGAGCGGTGAAAACTATCCTGTTTTTGTAAATATTCTAAAGGATGAAGTAACCTTGTCTATAGACTCTTCTGGAGTAGGTCTTCACAAGAGAGGTTATCGAGCAAAGGGAAATGAAGCGCCTCTAAAAGAGACTCTTGCAGCAGCAATTGTCTTTTTATCTCATTGGAAACCTGAAAGGCAGTTAGCCGACCCCTTTTGTGGTTCCGGAACTTTGCTCATTGAAGCTGCGCTAATGGGTAAAAACATTGCGCCTGGAATCAACAGGACTTTTTCTAGCGAAACCTGGAACGGTCAAATGAAGAGAAGTTACTCAAGTATAAGAGAAGAAGCGAAAGATATGATTGAAAAGGATGAGTTTAGATTACTGGGCTCTGATATTGATAGACATTCCATCCAATTAGCTATGGAAAATGCAAAACTAGCAGGTGTAGATGATGTAATAGCATTTCAAAAATTAGATGTTTCAGAATTTAGTTCCAGTAAAAGAGTCGGAACAATCATTACCAACCCTCCTTATGGAGAAAGACTATCTACAAAGAAAGAAGTAGAGGAATTATACCAAACTATGGGGAAGACATTTGAAAAACTAGATGATTGGTCTTACTTTATTTTGACAGGACATTTGAATTTTGAAAGGTATTTCGGTAGAAGAGCTACGAAAAACAGAAAGTTGTACAATGGCAATATACTGACTTATCTGTATCAGTACTATGGTGGCCGAAAATAA